In Miscanthus floridulus cultivar M001 chromosome 5, ASM1932011v1, whole genome shotgun sequence, one genomic interval encodes:
- the LOC136454697 gene encoding uncharacterized protein: protein MVAVSPPLPLSLQRTRDAMQKRLCPHSSRKRQAEAPALAPRKALKVSTGSPAQWVVEAQAAIEHGAALARADLKEPVAQGEATKAAPKQVGAEAPTLREAKARVSDEAEAPQVAEATEGEDEAPRASEAEAMEAGAPRTTEAEVAEVGVGAVKPVAQDMETEVGQVSVPPLVQDPSLSQGSTREVEVHSISFDDTSWGKEVANAMVASTTE from the exons ATGGTGGCCGTGTCACCGCCGCTACCACTGTCATTGCAGAGGACGAGGGATGCAATGCAGAAGCGGTTGTGTCCCCATtcaag ccggaagcgtcaggcggaagcgcctgccttggcgccacgtaaggcgctcaaggtgagcactggCTCCCccgcccaatgggtggtggaggcgcaagccgccatagAGCATGGTGCGGCGTTGGCCAGGGCTGACctgaaggagccggtcgcccaaggagaggctactaAGGCGGCCCCGAAGCAAGTGGGGGCGGAGGCGCCTACACTCCGCGAGGCCAAGGCCCGCGTGTCAGATGAAGCCGAGGCACCCCaagtcgctgaggccaccgagggcgaggatGAGGCCCCTAGGGCCTCTGAGGCTGAAGCGATGGAGGCCGGGgctcccaggaccaccgaggccgaggtggcagagGTTGGCGTGGGCGCGGTGAAGCCGGTGGCCCAGGATATGGAGACAGAGGTGGGGCAAGTTTCAGTACCGCCCCTGGTCCAAGACCCATCGCTGTCGCAGGGAAgcacccgggaggtggaggtccattcgatctccttcgacgatacttcctgggggaaggaggtggcgaacGCCATGGTGGCCAGCACCACGGAGTAG